The Solanum lycopersicum chromosome 2, SLM_r2.1 DNA window acgtgtttgtgtctttacttaaaagcaacttacaagaacctggttcttgttcTGGGGTAAGATTTCTTCAATTGGTTTCAGAGCAggtcttttcattaaaagaCTAACATCTTGAAAAGGATCAATGGCTGCACCACCTACACCACAGGAAGGAGCTTTACAAACTCGACCACCACTGTTCAATGGCAAATATTATGGATGGTGGAAAAATCGTATGATGGACCATCTTATTGGAGAAAACCCTGATCTGTGGGGAGTAATTCTAGATGGCCCAACCATACCTATGAAAACCGCAACTGATGGAATCACCAAAAtcccaaaggaaagaaaagaatggaatgCTGAAGACAAGCTTGCAATCCAAAACAATGCCAAAGCCAAGAAAATTTTGATCTGTGGCATAGGACCAGACGAATACAATCGAATCTCGTCCTGTCAAGATGCCAAAGCCATATGGGAAACACTACAAACCGCTCATGAAGGAACAACGCAAGTCAAGAAGTCCaaaattgataacttgaacAGGCAATATGAGCTGTTCAGGATGGCAAAAGAGGAGACTATTCAAGACATGCACACCAAGTTCACCTCCATCATCAATGAGATGTACTCCTTGGGAGAGATAGTTCCTAATGGAAAGGCAGTAAGGAAACTCTTGAGTGTCCTTCCTGAAACTTGGGAAAGTAAAGTCGAGGCTATCACTGAAGCCCGCGACCTAGACTCACTGGCCATGGATTAGTTGATTGGTAATCTCATCACATACGAActcaagaaaaacaaagaaaaggaaattggagGAAAAAAGAAGGAAAGGAACCTGGTTCTAAAGGCTACTACATTAaatgattttga harbors:
- the LOC138342060 gene encoding uncharacterized protein; translation: MAAPPTPQEGALQTRPPLFNGKYYGWWKNRMMDHLIGENPDLWGVILDGPTIPMKTATDGITKIPKERKEWNAEDKLAIQNNAKAKKILICGIGPDEYNRISSCQDAKAIWETLQTAHEGTTQVKKSKIDNLNRQYELFRMAKEETIQDMHTKFTSIINEMYSLGEIVPNGKAVRKLLSVLPETWESKVEAITEARDLDSLAMD